A genomic region of Fusarium oxysporum Fo47 chromosome VI, complete sequence contains the following coding sequences:
- a CDS encoding mating type protein MAT1-2-3, with the protein MESQPVNGPPMPGRATMQDIQALLNGEALNHLAPVPGGRWQMLSRVDNIILVAYVLEDGTQFMTTTVNLAFDTQTATGLCWQHIYNFPAAAYNPDGTWEDESSQAQSAISSNAQMATSAPMNQQVNNTWTSGPTVLHAGGAPVLANLQLPAPYQPINTVQGQQQPHNQAQALVAPDSGGTGPFQHTQSIDMSGGPTGDLSAYSVAAFQDGSDTIFDAGQFVVQNGQIQNIHQWQPFP; encoded by the exons ATGGAGTCCCAGCCTGTGAACGGTCCGCCCATGCCAGGTCGAGCCACGATGCAAGACATTCAAGCTCTCTTGAATGGGGAAGCTCTCAATCATCTGGCGCCTGTTCCCGGGGGTCGATGGCAGATGCTGTCTCGTGTCGATAACATCATCCTCGTTGCTTATGTTTTAGAAGACGGTACCCAGTTTATGACCACCACAGTCAATCTAGCATTTGATACTCAGACTGCTACGGGCCTTTGTTGGCAGCACATCTACAACTTCCCGGCAG CAGCCTACAACCCAGACGGAACTTGGGAAGACGAGAGTTCACAGGCACAATCTGCTATCAGCTCAAATGCGCAGATGGCAACCTCAGCCCCAATGAACCAGCAGGTGAACAACACTTGGACATCAGGTCCCACAGTCCTCCATGCTGGCGGCGCACCAGTCTTAGCCAATCTTCAGCTCCCTGCTCCATATCAACCCATCAACACCGTCCAGGGCCAACAGCAGCCTCACAATCAAGCCCAGGCACTTGTCGCACCAGACTCGGGAGGGACGGGCCCGTTTCAGCATACGCAGTCAATCGACATGTCTGGGGGTCCCACAGGAGATCTTTCTG CTTACAGTGTAGCAGCGTTCCAGGATGGCAGCGACACGATCTTTGATGCTGGGCAATTTGTCGTCCAGAACGGACAAATCCAGAACATCCATCAATGGCAGCCCTTCCCGTAG
- a CDS encoding mating type 1-2-1 protein, producing the protein MANFILMPPGASSPIVFTSKWTLEHIDSIYQRLHTDSKSSKLLKILPSLYNELDVGAKAGFANLYMVELGMPVLYARDTQNNCYYLGAPCDFFAKGGMLVSIPGAAEVIFVHRPEKPAFPAKIPRPPNAYILYRKERHQSIKAQRPDITNNEISQVLGRLWNSETREVRALYKQMADQKKAEHRRQYPDYQYRPRRPSERRRRNNASSDRSTAATTGTQQITA; encoded by the exons ATGGCCAACTTCATCTTGATGCCACCCGGCGCTTCCAGCCCCATCGTCTTCACCAGCAAATGGACACTGGAGCATATCGATAGCATCTACCAGCGCCTTCATACTGACAGCAAGTcgagcaagcttctcaaaatCCTCCCTTCCCTCTACAACGAGTTGGATGTCGGTGCCAAAGCCGGGTTTGCCAACCTCTACAT GGTTGAACTTGGCATGCCCGTTCTATATGCTCGCGACACTCAGAACAACTGCTACTACCTTGGAGCTCCTTGTGACTTCTTCGCTAAGGGTGGAATGCTGGTCAGCATCCCCGGTGCCGCTGAAGTCATTTTCGTTCACCGTCCTGAGAAACCTGCTTTCCCTGCCAAGATCCCACGACCTCCCAATGCCTACATTCTTTACCGTAAGGAACGTCACCAGTCGATCAAGGCTCAACGCCCCGACATCACCAATAATGAAATCT CCCAGGTCCTTGGCCGCCTCTGGAACTCCGAGACCCGTGAGGTTCGCGCACTCTACAAGCAGATGGCGGATCAGAAAAAGGCCGAACATCGCCGACAGTATCCCGACTACCAGTACCGCCCTCGTCGTCCTTCTGAGCGACGCCGTCGCAACAATGCTTCATCTGACAGAAGTACAGCGGCTACTACTGGTACACAGCAGATTACCGCTTAA